TATCTCTTAGAGAACTTTGTCAATGGTCCAGAAATTGCTGATGGCAAGAAGGCCCCTGAAGAAATTGGCGTTAAAGCCTTGGATGACCATACCATTGAAATTAACTTGTCCAAACCGACACCATATTTGGAACATCTCTTATCCTTTGTGCCTTTCTTCCCAACTAACCAAAAATTTGTGGAAGAAAAGGGTGACCGTTATGGTAGCTCAGCCGAAAACTCGATTGCTAGCGGCCCTTACAAGATGGTGGAATGGGACGGATCGGGCTTAGAATGGAAACTGGAAAAGAATCCAGACTACTATAACAAGGACCAAGTCAAAGTAGATAATATTGACGTCCAAGTGATGAAAGAAGTCTCAACGAACGTCAATCTCTTTGATTCTAAGAAAGTCGACAATTCCCTCTTGACCGGTGAAACCGTTAAACAATTTGCTGACCATCCTAATGCTGTTCAACAAGAGAAAGCTCGGACCCGTTACTTACAACTTAACTATGAGAACAAGGTCTTAGCTAACCGTAACTTCCGTCAAGCTGTTGACTATGCGATCGATAATGATGAATTGACCCAAAAGATTATTGGGGACGGTTCTAAAGGGCTTTCAACCTTTGTGCCAGAAAACTTTGTCGCTAACCCTGAAACCGGGGAAGACTTCGTCAGTGAATACGGTAATGAGAAATTTGCCGATAAAGACAAGGCCAAAGAATATTGGGAAAAGGCCAAGTCTGAACTCGGTCAAGACCAAGTGACTATCCGCTTACTGGCTGATGATGATGAGAAATCTAAGAAGGAATCCCAATATATCCAAGGGCAAATTGAAGAAAATATGCCAGGAGTTAAGGTAGAAATTACTAACGTTCCTAAGAAGAACCGAATGAGTCAAGTGGCAGAAGGGAATTTTGATCTTGTTATCACCGGTTGGGGAGCTGACTATGCGGATGCAAGCAACTTCTATGACCTTTTCAAATCTGATAATTTCTACAATCAAGGGCACTATAAGAATCCTGAATATGATAAGGTCGTAGAAAGAGCAGGCAACCAAGATGCTAATGACCCTAAGACACGTTGGGAAGACTTTAAAGAAGCTCAAAAGATTCTCTCTGATGACAAAGCAGTCTTAGTTCTCTATCAAGAAGTAGAAACCCAATTACGTAATCCAAATCTTAAGGGCATTACTTTCCGCCCAGTCAACCTCGAATATGACTTCAGAACCGCTTACTTTGAATAAGAAATCTGAATTTAAATAATGAAGCATAGATATCCTTCAACGAATCAAGCTTGATCTATAAAATTGAAGGGTGAATGAGGCAAAATTAAAAAGAGGCTCTAGCAAGCCTCTTTTGTCTTTGTTAGAATATATCACGTAAGGAATACTATGATAAGATTTCTATACACTCAAACAGATAAAACGCTACTTTTAAGCCATAAAAAGTAGATGCAATTCTCTAAAATAAGTAGTATAGTAATAGGAATACAAGTGATAAAACTAGGAAAAAACTTCCTATGGCTAGACCTTTGCGGTACCAAGGTCCGATGTGAGTCGACAGATAGTCTTCTTTGTCAGAATCTTCTGTGCTGACTGGAGATGGATCGGGAGCTGCCTTCCACAGCCTCGGCCCATATTTCTTCCACATGGATTGAAACGTATCAAAGGTACCGGCTTTTAATATCCAACCAGCAAGGGAGGGAATCAAAAAACAAGCGGAAAGTATAAAGTAACTGTCACTTAAGCGTCTGGCCCAGGGATAGCTGGACTCAATCAGTAATTGAAGGAGTGGCAGGACAGTTAATATACTGACCAAAAGAAGGCCTTTATTTTTTTTCATAGTTGATATCATTCCTTATATTGTGATTTTCAATGTTATTAAATTTACCATAAATTAGGAGGTGGCGCAATTTATGAAATCATATGGCAAGTTTCTATTAAGAAGAATATTCTTTATGGTTTTGACCTTATTTCTAATTGCAACGATCACATTTTTCTTAATGAAGCTCTTACCGGGAACGCCTTATACTAATGAAGATAAGCTTTCTCCTGAGCAGATTTATATTATGAATGAACGTTATGGCTTAAACGACCCAGTATTTGTGCAATATATTCGCTATATTTTAGGAATGCTGAAGGGCGACTTTGGGGTATCATTCCAATTCAATAACACCCCAGTGTCTGAATTATTAGGCGCCCGGATCTGGCCTTCCATCCAATTAGGGGCCCAAGCCTTACTGGTAGGGACCGTGATTGGGACTATTTTTGGGGTTATTTCAGCCATGTACCGGAATACTTGGATTGATTCCGGACTAACCTTTCTCTCGATCCTAGGGCAATCGATACCTAACTTTGTTTTCGCCGTCCTCTTACAGCTGATTTTCGCTGTTAAACTGGGCTGGTTCCCAATTGCTCTTTGGGATAGTGGGCTGTGGTCCTCGGTCTTACCGACCATTGCTCTCTCGATTTCGCCTTTGGCCAATTCAGCGCGTTTTGTGCGTACCGAGATGGTGGATGTCTTGAATTCTGACTATATCGAATTAGCTCGGGCTAAGGGGCTTAGTCAAACCAAGGTGGCCTTTAAACATGGGGTACGGAATGCCTTGATTCCCCTAGTAACCATCCTTGGCCCTCTGTCTGTGGCCTTGATGACGGGTTCTATGGTCGTGGAGAATATCTTTGCTATCCCAGGAATTGGGGAACAATTTGTTAAATCCATTACCACCAATGACTACCCAACCATTATGGGTGTGACCATGTTCTACTCTACCGCCTTGGTAGTTATCTTATTAATTGTCGACATCTTATACGGAATTATTGACCCACGTATTCGTGTAAGTACTGAAGGAGGGCGTTAAGAATGGCTGAAAATACCAAAGCTTACCCTAAAATGAGTAAAGAAAGCTTCCGCCCGGTTAACCATGAGGATTACTTATCCGCTGAAACCATCTCAGCACCATCCTTGAGTTTTATTCAAGACGCTTGGCGGCGCTTAAAGAAGAATAAAGCAGCTGTTGTTTCTTTGGTTATCCTAATTATTGTGGCTATCATTGCTTTATTAGCTCCGGTTTTAGCTCCTTATGACTATGCCGCCCAAAATGCTCAATTTGCCAACCTACCTCCTAAGATTCCTGGATTGGAAGCCTTGTCCTGGTTCGATGGTAAAACAAAAGTGGCTGGCGCAGCGGTTGACGCTTATGCCAAGGCTGGGGTTCCTGAAGGTCAATACTTCTACCTAGGAACGGACGCTTTAGGACGTGACTTGTTATCGCGGATTCTCTATGGTACTCGCGTTTCCCTCTTTATCGGGGTGGTTGCCGCACTCTTGAACCTCTTAATTGGGGTGCCTTACGGGATTGTTTCCGGTTGGATGGGCGGCAAGGTCGACAACTTGATGCAACGTATTCTTGAAGTAATGTCTGGGGTGCCTAACTTAGTGGTAGTTATCCTCTTATTACTCGTCTTACGTCCAGGGATCTCATCCATTATTATTTCCCTAGCCTTGACCGAGTGGATTACCATGGCGCGTTTAGTTCGGGCAGAAACCCTGAAAATTAAAACCAGTGAATATGTTTTAGCGGCACGGAGTCTAGGAGAATCTCCTTTCAAGATTGCCCTCAAGCATATTCTGCCTAATATTGCTGGGGTGGTTATTATTCAAACCATCTTCTCCATTCCTTCAGCCATCTTCTTTGAAGCTTTCTTGAGCTTTATTGGTTTAGGAATTCCAGCTCCTCAAGCATCCTTAGGGACACTGATTAACGATGGTTATAAGACCTTCCGCTTCCTACCTCACTTGATGTGGTATCCAGCGGGTGTCCTCTGTATCGTTATGATTTCATTTAATATGCTAGCAAACGGATTAAGAGATGCACTTGATCCAAAAACAACGGATTAGGAGGCGAGCAAATGAGTGAAAATGTACTAGAAGTAAAAGATCTAGAAATTGGTTTCGATACCTTTGCTGGTCAAGTCCAAGCCATTCGCGGGGTAAGTTTTGAATTGAAAAAAGGCGAAACCCTAGCCATTGTTGGTGAATCAGGCTCTGGAAAATCCGTGACCGTTCGAACGGTGATGCGTCTTTTAGCCAACAATGCCGTAGTTAATGGCGGTGAGGTCAATTTCAGAAATGAAAACTTACTCGAAAAGACCGACAAAGAAATGCAAGCCATTCGGGGAGAAGACATTGCCATGATCTTCCAAGATCCGATGACTTCCCTAAACCCAGTTATGCGGATTGGTGACCAAGTGGCCGAACCGATCCGCCTCCACCAAAATGCGTCTAAGGAAGAAGCTAACAAGCGGGCCTTGGAACTCTTAGAGCAAGTGGGAATTCCTAATGCCAAGGACCGGATGCGCGATTATCCCCACCAATTCTCTGGGGGTCAACGGCAAAGAATTGTTATTGCTATTGCCCTAGCTTGTCGTCCTGAAATTCTAATCGCTGATGAACCAACCACCGCTCTAGATGTGACTATTCAAGCCCAAATCTTAGAATTGATGAAGGAGCTCCAAACCACTTCAAGCACCTCAATTATCTTTATTACCCACGACTTGGGTGTGGTGGCGAATGTGGCTGACCGGGTAGCGGTGATGTATGCTGGTAAGATTGTGGAATATGGAACGGTTGATGAGATTTTCTATAATCCTCAACATCCTTATACTTGGGGTTTAATTACCTCCATGCCAACCCTAGATACGGAGGGTAAGCTACTTTCAAT
This genomic stretch from Aerococcus mictus harbors:
- the opp3C gene encoding oligopeptide ABC transporter permease encodes the protein MAENTKAYPKMSKESFRPVNHEDYLSAETISAPSLSFIQDAWRRLKKNKAAVVSLVILIIVAIIALLAPVLAPYDYAAQNAQFANLPPKIPGLEALSWFDGKTKVAGAAVDAYAKAGVPEGQYFYLGTDALGRDLLSRILYGTRVSLFIGVVAALLNLLIGVPYGIVSGWMGGKVDNLMQRILEVMSGVPNLVVVILLLLVLRPGISSIIISLALTEWITMARLVRAETLKIKTSEYVLAARSLGESPFKIALKHILPNIAGVVIIQTIFSIPSAIFFEAFLSFIGLGIPAPQASLGTLINDGYKTFRFLPHLMWYPAGVLCIVMISFNMLANGLRDALDPKTTD
- a CDS encoding ABC transporter ATP-binding protein; translation: MSENVLEVKDLEIGFDTFAGQVQAIRGVSFELKKGETLAIVGESGSGKSVTVRTVMRLLANNAVVNGGEVNFRNENLLEKTDKEMQAIRGEDIAMIFQDPMTSLNPVMRIGDQVAEPIRLHQNASKEEANKRALELLEQVGIPNAKDRMRDYPHQFSGGQRQRIVIAIALACRPEILIADEPTTALDVTIQAQILELMKELQTTSSTSIIFITHDLGVVANVADRVAVMYAGKIVEYGTVDEIFYNPQHPYTWGLITSMPTLDTEGKLLSIPGTPPDLLDPPKGDAFALRSDYAMAIDYEEQPPMFQVSNTHFAATWLLHPDCPAVTVPEEISSRFETYQQLVAEGLVEENGTSTGVLDQAHKQAAQKEVAHD
- the opp3b gene encoding oligopeptide ABC transporter permease, whose amino-acid sequence is MKSYGKFLLRRIFFMVLTLFLIATITFFLMKLLPGTPYTNEDKLSPEQIYIMNERYGLNDPVFVQYIRYILGMLKGDFGVSFQFNNTPVSELLGARIWPSIQLGAQALLVGTVIGTIFGVISAMYRNTWIDSGLTFLSILGQSIPNFVFAVLLQLIFAVKLGWFPIALWDSGLWSSVLPTIALSISPLANSARFVRTEMVDVLNSDYIELARAKGLSQTKVAFKHGVRNALIPLVTILGPLSVALMTGSMVVENIFAIPGIGEQFVKSITTNDYPTIMGVTMFYSTALVVILLIVDILYGIIDPRIRVSTEGGR
- a CDS encoding peptide ABC transporter substrate-binding protein, which produces MKVKRSALLLATAASLFLAACSGQESAGNKSGKNSTINYAVNTELSTLDSGTVMDINAANYIGLVQEGLYWENEKNEVQPALAKEMPEKSEDGLTYTVKMRDDAKWSNGDPVTAHDFVYAIRRLADPKTGAAYSYLLENFVNGPEIADGKKAPEEIGVKALDDHTIEINLSKPTPYLEHLLSFVPFFPTNQKFVEEKGDRYGSSAENSIASGPYKMVEWDGSGLEWKLEKNPDYYNKDQVKVDNIDVQVMKEVSTNVNLFDSKKVDNSLLTGETVKQFADHPNAVQQEKARTRYLQLNYENKVLANRNFRQAVDYAIDNDELTQKIIGDGSKGLSTFVPENFVANPETGEDFVSEYGNEKFADKDKAKEYWEKAKSELGQDQVTIRLLADDDEKSKKESQYIQGQIEENMPGVKVEITNVPKKNRMSQVAEGNFDLVITGWGADYADASNFYDLFKSDNFYNQGHYKNPEYDKVVERAGNQDANDPKTRWEDFKEAQKILSDDKAVLVLYQEVETQLRNPNLKGITFRPVNLEYDFRTAYFE
- a CDS encoding DUF3899 domain-containing protein, translated to MKKNKGLLLVSILTVLPLLQLLIESSYPWARRLSDSYFILSACFLIPSLAGWILKAGTFDTFQSMWKKYGPRLWKAAPDPSPVSTEDSDKEDYLSTHIGPWYRKGLAIGSFFLVLSLVFLLLYYLF